In Pseudoliparis swirei isolate HS2019 ecotype Mariana Trench chromosome 9, NWPU_hadal_v1, whole genome shotgun sequence, a genomic segment contains:
- the LOC130199729 gene encoding uncharacterized protein LOC130199729 isoform X2, translated as METRRMEILEEFKKMPADRDMVLIHQHMQRTFPLPREEIVTLAPPIAELKDRWPALFSEAQLYSEFHRITNQSLQYSFFAALDKNTTQLLKLYKERKTGAFGEKMADLLMAYEEQDKNDISATRTAALAGLPLPKRRLISDLKELQGGGIRSIPGG; from the exons ATGGAGACCAGAAGGATGGAGATCCTGGAGGAATTCAAAAAGATGCCAGCTGACAGAGACATGGTTCTCATCCATCAACACATGCAGCGCACCTTTCCACTCCCCCGTGAAGAGATTGTGacgttagctcctcccatcgcaGAATTGAAAGATAGATGGCCTGCCCTCTTCTCTGAAGCTCAA CTCTATAGCGAATTCCATAGGATCACAAATCAAAGCCTTCAATATTCCTTCTTCGCTGCGCTCGATAAAAACACTACACAGCTGCTCAAACTCTACAAAGAGAGGAAGACTGGAGCTTTTGGTGAGAAGATGGCAGATCTGCTGATGGCATATGAGGAGCAG GACAAGAATGACATCAGTGCAACGAGAACAGCAGCACTGGCAGGGCTGCCACTACCTAAAAGAAGACTCATCAGTGATCTTAAAGAGTTGCAAG GAGGAGGAATTCGAAGCATTCCAGGAGGGTGA
- the LOC130199729 gene encoding uncharacterized protein LOC130199729 isoform X1: protein MQSVNAGKRSRSNPEGTPSRASIKRPRRGEIQFLPNYPCGENKDTLETGRMETRRMEILEEFKKMPADRDMVLIHQHMQRTFPLPREEIVTLAPPIAELKDRWPALFSEAQLYSEFHRITNQSLQYSFFAALDKNTTQLLKLYKERKTGAFGEKMADLLMAYEEQDKNDISATRTAALAGLPLPKRRLISDLKELQGGGIRSIPGG, encoded by the exons ATGCAGTCCGTGAATGCAGGAAAGCGCAGCCGCAGCAACCCGGAGGGGACACCATCCCGGGCCAGCATTAAACGACCCAGAAGAGGGGAAATCCAGTTCCTCCCTAACTATCCCTGTGGTGAGAACAAGGACACACTGGAGACCGGAAGGATGGAGACCAGAAGGATGGAGATCCTGGAGGAATTCAAAAAGATGCCAGCTGACAGAGACATGGTTCTCATCCATCAACACATGCAGCGCACCTTTCCACTCCCCCGTGAAGAGATTGTGacgttagctcctcccatcgcaGAATTGAAAGATAGATGGCCTGCCCTCTTCTCTGAAGCTCAA CTCTATAGCGAATTCCATAGGATCACAAATCAAAGCCTTCAATATTCCTTCTTCGCTGCGCTCGATAAAAACACTACACAGCTGCTCAAACTCTACAAAGAGAGGAAGACTGGAGCTTTTGGTGAGAAGATGGCAGATCTGCTGATGGCATATGAGGAGCAG GACAAGAATGACATCAGTGCAACGAGAACAGCAGCACTGGCAGGGCTGCCACTACCTAAAAGAAGACTCATCAGTGATCTTAAAGAGTTGCAAG GAGGAGGAATTCGAAGCATTCCAGGAGGGTGA